A genomic stretch from Anabrus simplex isolate iqAnaSimp1 chromosome 2, ASM4041472v1, whole genome shotgun sequence includes:
- the LOC137498597 gene encoding uncharacterized protein, translating into MSGWTKEAVEILIEEYMKHTCLYAVKSPLYHNRNARRDAEAKIARALCEVRPNTDSSEVKSKINGLRTQFNNERNKVNKLKSGMSSDDVYRPSFVWYDRLLFLTDHIMPRSSKSNLDMSQLSEDGFTESIVLNFEGSSMMTMDHIALDDDGALVDLVQESDTVTPASSTKSVMNQPPQKEGTSIRKRKKVSPEDQVLASASQVLASMSASAVDSEEAFANYIACELRQIKNKRVKILTKQKIQNLLTEALLEEME; encoded by the exons ATGTCGGGCTGGACGAAAGAAGCAGTCGAAATTTTAATTGAAGAGTATATGAAACATACGTGTTTGTATGCAGTTAAGTCTCCACTGTATCATAACAGGAATGCTAGGAGAGATGCGGAGGCAAAAATTGCGCGGGCACTGTGTGAAGTCCGGCCAAACACGGATTCTTCAGAAGTGAAGTCCAAGATCAATGGCCTACGAACACAATTCAACAACGAAAG GAATAAAGTTAACAAACTGAAGAGTGGAATGAGCTCCGATGATGTGTACAGGCCATCATTTGTGTGGTATGACAGACTGCTGTTTCTTACTGACCACATCATGCCAAGAAGTAGCAAATCtaaccttgacatgtcacagctAAGTGAAGATGGATTTACTGAGTCTATAGTCTTG AATTTTGAAGGAAGCTCCATGATGACGATGGATCATATAGCATTAGATGATGACGGGGCACTGGTAGACCTAGTTCAGGAGTCTGACACAGTCACACCTGCTTCTAGCACAAAGAGTGTGATGAACCAGCCTCCACAAAAAGAAG GTACATCgatcagaaaaagaaaaaaggtttCACCTGAGGACCAAGTGCTGGCAAGTGCTAGTCAGGTATTAGCATCCATGTCAGCTTCAGCTGTAGATTCAGAGGAAGCATTTGCAAACTACATTGCTTGTGAGCTCCGTCAAATAAAAAACAAAAGAGTGAAAATTTTAACTAAACAAAAAATACAGAACTTACTTACAGAGgctctactggaagaaatggagtaa